Below is a window of Cyanobacteria bacterium FACHB-DQ100 DNA.
GAAACAGAGGAATGCTGTCGCTATGTCGCTGACTCCGCACCAGAATTTGCGCCTTCAGGTAGCTCAACTCAGGGTTATCCGGCGCTTTGCTCAACGCTCGATCGACGGCTTGCAGGGCACGATCAAACTGTTTTAAATCTCGATATCCAAGGGCTAACCCACGATCGGCAACATAGCGGGGCTGGGCGTTTTGTTCGAGCCGCGCGATCGCCTCGGTCGGACTCGATAACGGTAAATTTAGGTTGGTAGACAGCGTTAGATCGATCAAGCCTTTAATTAAATTGACTTCGGGATCTTTGGGGTCAATGCGTTCTGCGGCATCGAGATAGCGAAACGCTTGCTGAAGATTGCCCAAAATCTGAGGAATGCCGCGAACGGTTCCTTGTGTCGCGGCGATGTATCCGCCTTCTAAAATTGTGCCTGCGGCTTGATAGAGATTACCCCGTAGCGGATCAGTTTTAGATAATTGCTCTGCAACGGTACGAGTTTGAGTCGCGTAGGTTTTGAAATCGTTGAGCAAGGCTTGTTTACGCTGTGGGTCAGCTTCACCTTGGAAATTGATGTAGGTGATGAAACCCTTGAGCGCAAAAGAGAGCGGCTCATTTTGATCCGACTGATTCAGTAATTTCTGCGCTTCTGTGTAATTGCCTTTCTCGAAGATGGCGCGAAACGCGGCTTCAGTACGATCGCTAATCGGACGCGAATTGCTTGTTCTAAACGGATCTTTCGCTAGCGACGGACTCGCGAGCATTCCAATCATCAGCGCGACGGTACTCGCTTGCTGAGCCAGCCGACCAGACAGCCACTTCACCATAACTTTGATTTGTTTTGACGCATCGGATTCGAGAGACGATTTTACGCGATCGCAAGTTCCGCGCTCATCTTTCTACGTGGGCAACCTGACCGAATGAACACAGGTTAAACTGAGGATTGCCCTAACGGTTTGACTTCATGCTGTATTTGCGCGATTTGTCCTATCATCCGACTGCGACTCCGGAGCCGATTCTAAAATCAGTCAATCTCGAGGTTGCGCCTCAGCAGTTGAGTTTAATCGTAGGCCCGAGCGGTTCTGGAAAAAGTACGCTGCTGGAGATTTTGGCAGGACTCGCAGAACATACAAGCGGAGAAATCTTCTGGCGCGAGCAGGAATTAAACTTTCTGAATATGCAGCAGTTGTGCGGATTGGTGTTTCAGTTTCCAGAGCGGCATTTCTGCGGCGGCACGATTTTAGAGGAGTTGCGGTTGGGGCACCCGGAGTTGAGTTCCGATCGCATTCACGAAGCCTTACGCGAAGTCAGTTTAGATCATCTGCCGCTTTCGATGGCTCCTCATGCGCTCAGTGGTGGACAGCAGCGACGATTGGCATTAGCGGTTCAGTTGATTCGGCAACCCAGCATTCTTTTACTCGATGAACCGACCGCAGGGCTGGATTGGTCGATTCGGCGGCAGCTTGTGAAACTGCTGGCAAAACTGAAAACACACTGGAGTTTGCTGGTTGTGTCGCATGATGCGGGCGACATGTTGGAGATTGCCGATCGTTGCTGGTCGCTGCGTCACGGTGAACTCAAAGAAGTCAAACCCGAAGAGCTTAGACGGTTGGAGCGGGTTGGATGTTAATAGCGTTACCAGAAATGACGGATTTATGGCGATCGACCACCCAATGGAGTCCGAGTGAATTCCAGCGATCGCAGTTTCAGCAGTTTTATGAGTTAGTGATCAAAGGCAATCAGCAGCAGAATTTAACTCGCATTACCGAGCCAGCAGATTTTTGGGAGAAGCATTTGTGGGATTCGCTGCGGGGCGTGTTTCCAAAAGCCACCCAGGCAAATTTAAGCGCGATCGATATTGGCACCGGGGCTGGCTTTCCGGGCATTCCGATGGCGATCGCTCGTCCCGACTGGCAAATCACGCTGCTCGATTCGACGCGCAAAAAAGTGACCTTTCTGCAAGACAGTACGAAAGCCCTGCAACTCAGCAATGTGAGATCGATCATCGATCGCGTTGAGCAAATTGGGCAATCTTCTGGACATCGAGAGAAGTACGATGTGGCAACCATTCGTGCTGTGGCTGCTGCTTCGGTCTGCGCGGAATATGCTTTACCCTTGCTGAAAGCGGGTGGATTAGCGGTGCTGTATCGGGGGCAATGGACAGAAGAGGAAGCGATCGCCCTCGATCAAGCGGTGAAAAAATTAGGCGGAGTGGTGGAAGAATGCGATCGCTTTGAAACTCCGTTGACGCATGGGGTTCGACACTGCCTGTATCTGCGTAAAACGTCCCCTACGCCGTCCGAATTTCCAAGAGCGATCGGCATTCCGGCTCAAGACCCGCTCTAAGCCTCGGTTTCAGCTTCAGACGATTCTGCAT
It encodes the following:
- a CDS encoding tetratricopeptide repeat protein, with the protein product MVKWLSGRLAQQASTVALMIGMLASPSLAKDPFRTSNSRPISDRTEAAFRAIFEKGNYTEAQKLLNQSDQNEPLSFALKGFITYINFQGEADPQRKQALLNDFKTYATQTRTVAEQLSKTDPLRGNLYQAAGTILEGGYIAATQGTVRGIPQILGNLQQAFRYLDAAERIDPKDPEVNLIKGLIDLTLSTNLNLPLSSPTEAIARLEQNAQPRYVADRGLALGYRDLKQFDRALQAVDRALSKAPDNPELSYLKAQILVRSQRHSDSIPLFQKALSKKDQLPVATVQQIQRELRGAQQRTNGR
- a CDS encoding energy-coupling factor ABC transporter ATP-binding protein, producing MLYLRDLSYHPTATPEPILKSVNLEVAPQQLSLIVGPSGSGKSTLLEILAGLAEHTSGEIFWREQELNFLNMQQLCGLVFQFPERHFCGGTILEELRLGHPELSSDRIHEALREVSLDHLPLSMAPHALSGGQQRRLALAVQLIRQPSILLLDEPTAGLDWSIRRQLVKLLAKLKTHWSLLVVSHDAGDMLEIADRCWSLRHGELKEVKPEELRRLERVGC
- the rsmG gene encoding 16S rRNA (guanine(527)-N(7))-methyltransferase RsmG, whose amino-acid sequence is MLIALPEMTDLWRSTTQWSPSEFQRSQFQQFYELVIKGNQQQNLTRITEPADFWEKHLWDSLRGVFPKATQANLSAIDIGTGAGFPGIPMAIARPDWQITLLDSTRKKVTFLQDSTKALQLSNVRSIIDRVEQIGQSSGHREKYDVATIRAVAAASVCAEYALPLLKAGGLAVLYRGQWTEEEAIALDQAVKKLGGVVEECDRFETPLTHGVRHCLYLRKTSPTPSEFPRAIGIPAQDPL